A genomic window from Nematostella vectensis chromosome 9, jaNemVect1.1, whole genome shotgun sequence includes:
- the LOC116614660 gene encoding uncharacterized protein LOC116614660: MHVISAVLVATLPLNVFVPNGNNREDNRNMPGPNLPTPVKSERFLHLLSGYEPAIFAYLSKGFNSGFSLHFEGTLEPLESQNLLSASEHPEIVDAKVFKELEAHRLAGPFAIPPFSPFRVSPLGVVPKKTPGEFRLIHHLSFPKGISINDGIMPANTSVRYATIEDAIRFIRHNGTSCYLAKTDIKNAFRIIPIDPKDYPLLGFKWRDSYYYDRCMPMGCSSSCKTFETFSTAVEWIARHKLHIHSILHLLDDFLIIAPTEDLCRAQLQLFLDLCHYLGIPIAPEKTMGPATTLQFAGIELDTQMLVARLPQDKIDKSIQLITSFLRRKKVSLQELQSLIGMLNFACSVVMPGRAFLRRLIDLTINVRAPHHKIRLNISAKEDLKIWLSFLQNFNCKSFFLDEHWVSSPKLRLFTDAAGSLGYGAVFGDEWCYGQWPDTWVGKNIAILEFYPIVLSVHLWGHRMTNQCILFFTDNEALVYVINKQSCRDKSLMFFVRHLVALCLKHNILFRAKHIPGVHNILADSLSRLQLQVFKEKAPATMHSNPTEIPLSLLPQHWGP; encoded by the coding sequence ATGCATGTTATCTCTGCAGTGCTGGTAGCCACCCTGCCACTAAATGTTTTCGTCCCCAACGGCAACAACCGGGAGGACAATCGGAACATGCCAGGCCCCAATCTTCCAACCCCGGTAAAAAGTGAACGTTTTTTACATTTACTTTCTGGGTATGAACCAGCCATTTTTGCTTATCTGTCTAAGGGTTTCAATTCAGGTTTTTCCTTGCATTTTGAAGGCACATTAGAACCCCTTGAATCTCAGAACCTGCTTTCGGCTTCTGAACATCCTGAAATTGTTGATGCCAAGGTCTTCAAAGAGCTGGAGGCCCATAGGCTTGCAGGTCCCTTTGCAATCCCACCATTTTCACCCTTTCGGGTATCTCCGTTGGGGGTTGTACCTAAGAAAACACCCGGTGAATTTAGGCTTATACATCATCTTTCTTTCCCTAAAGGGATTTCTATCAATGATGGCATAATGCCAGCTAATACAAGCGTCCGTTATGCCACTATCGAGGACGCTATTCGATTTATTCGGCATAATGGTACCAGCTGTTATCTTGCTAAGACTGACATAAAGAATGCATTTCGCATAATTCCTATCGATCCTAAGGACTACCCCTTGTTGGGTTTTAAATGGAGAGACTCTTACTATTATGATCGATGCATGCCTATGGGTTGTTCCAGCTCCTGTAAAACGTTTGAAACCTTTAGTACGGCTGTGGAATGGATAGCTAGGCACAAATTACATATACATTCAATCCTCCACCTTCTTGATGACTTTTTGATCATAGCCCCTACCGAAGATCTATGTAGGGCGCAACTACAACTTTTTCTGGACCTATGTCACTATCTGGGTATTCCCATAGCACCAGAGAAAACAATGGGACCTGCCACTACTTTGCAGTTTGCGGGTATTGAACTTGATACCCAAATGTTAGTGGCTCGCCTACCACAAGACAAAATTGACAAGTCTATACAGCTGATTACTAGTTTTTTGCGCAGAAAGAAGGTGTCCCTCCAGGAGTTACAGTCGCTAATTGGAATGCTAAATTTCGCATGTTCTGTTGTCATGCCTGGCAGGGCCTTTCTGAGGCGGCTGATAGATCTCACTATTAATGTTAGGGCCCCTCACCACAAGATCAGACTAAATATAAGTGCCAAGGAGGACTTAAAAATTTGGCTGTCTTTTCTTCAGAACTTCAATTGCAAGTCATTTTTCCTTGACGAGCACTGGGTGAGCTCACCTAAACTTCGGCTCTTTACTGATGCTGCAGGCTCTCTGGGTTATGGGGCAGTTTTTGGTGACGAATGGTGCTATGGGCAATGGCCCGATACATGGGTAGGAAAGAACATCGCTATTCTGGAATTCTATCCCATTGTCCTTAGTGTGCATTTATGGGGGCATAGAATGACCAACCagtgcattttattttttactgatAACGAAGCATTGGTTTACGTGATCAATAAACAGAGCTGCCGGGATAAATCTCTAATGTTTTTTGTCCGCCACTTGGTCGCCCTTTGTCTTAAACATAATATTCTTTTCAGAGCAAAGCATATACCAGGTGTGCATAACATTTTAGCAGATTCTTTATCTCGTCTCCAGCTTCAGgttttcaaagaaaaagcCCCAGCAACAATGCATTCCAACCCGACGGAAATTCCGTTGTCTCTGTTGCCACAACATTGGGGCCCATAG
- the LOC125572244 gene encoding endochitinase A-like, whose product MATMVTVAVLAVNWDSGDQTDDDKEDENKMSSDLRICLMKEQGAPSATFHPLASCAENDLCSKQTQDLDKRVKLEEKEVQALVPPRARCESRSPPVMGTKSIAKMASVSYEDASPIKHAVILSNALSAWRSIPIVLDALFPGTVAPNRCRSTSAASITSDLTILTAPPSGSSRILLPAGQQEPLLPRVNEEEALTVSKQLAAKSLASVKGPEPTQPMGKERQFKPEYTMGLLAVLARVKSRVNRLTSSNSSTIDGNRLLPMKTAALGFAEFGTALSPVLMFNIRRKDHDENSALHESTLQMSKTVSAAMSTAHVNILANSRTATVASFKNVETELQQKDASSDNYNKSISSSRDIGGHMLRTVSRPLSAPMPRRSTSISDLARDLPTPRQAAHSVSLPDLTMVQTPARFSDDEQAKPSKLRLDAPKPQSALVTSTKTKAIEPQSVMVSKPSSASASPSNTYRTQNTDQVKSGSSIHAPTSNEDIIKAMSSSATSPKTTERFASKPEVKDACETESPSLLTAYDIQEKINSLSMHAKETRTQKRRRRREKAKLYASLRALSNDTTPANDSKADNTQASVTEIDEDVTTTVAFFKNVKTKLQQKDASSGNDNESVNSSRDIGGHMLRIVSRPSSAPIPRRSTSISDLARDLPTPRQAAHSVSLPDLTMVQTPARFSNGEQAKSSKLRLDAPKPQSALVTSTKTKAVEPQSVMASKPSSASASPSNTYRTQNTDQVRSGSSIHAPTSNKDRIKAVSSSAMAPKTSERFTTKPGSSIDAPTGNKHRIKAVSSSVTASKTSEHFATKPGSSIDAPTGNKHRIKAVSSPSGLSLHALPRNIDRTSSSKSISSKRSSDSGPSAYTLRVIRENLRTSSLSVTPPERSLQTPVPPKPTEAQKRKARRVKLEMYLSMSLNTQGVHRRGSSNTPSAAKRPIKMTEDAFPTTGTSGGRQKATVIDRADASKCPTG is encoded by the exons ATGGCGACCATGGTCACGGTAGCTGTTTTAGCAGTCAACTGGGACAGCGGAGACCAAACTGATGACGATAAAGAAGACGAGAACAAGATGTCTTCCGACTTGAGGATCTGCCTGATGAAG GAACAAGGCGCGCCTTCAGCAACGTTCCACCCCCTGGCGAGTTGCGCCGAAAATGATCTGTGCAGTAAACAGACCCAAGACTTAGACAAAAGGGTAAAACTCGAAGAAAAGGAAGTTCAAGCATTAGTTCCTCCTCGTGCGCGGTGTGAGTCCAGATCACCTCCTGTCATGGGCACCAAGTCCATCGCGAAAATGGCTTCAGTGTCATATGAAGATGCGTCGCCAATCAAACACGCGGTTATCCTTTCTAACGCTCTGAGTGCTTGGCGGTCAATTCCAATCGTCTTGGACGCTCTTTTTCCAGGCACTGTAGCACCAAACCGCTGTAGATCAACCAGCGCTGCTTCGATTACCAGTGACTTGACGATCCTCACAGCACCACCATCCGGGAGCTCCAGAATATTATTACCCGCAGGGCAACAAGAGCCTTTGCTACCAAGAGTTAATGAAGAGGAAGCACTAACTGTCAGTAAACAGCTAGCAGCCAAATCACTTGCATCAGTGAAGGGCCCAGAACCAACTCAGCCCATGGGGAAGGAGAGACAATTTAAGCCCGAGTACACCATGGGCTTGCTAGCAGTACTGGCTAGAGTAAAAAGCCGTGTTAACCGCCTGACGTCGTCCAACAGCAGCACCATTGATGGAAATCGACTACTACCAATGAAGACCGCTGCACTCGGTTTCGCTGAATTTGGCACTGCCTTGTCGCCTGTTCTGATGTTCAATATCAGAAGAAAAGACCATGATGAGAACTCCGCCCTTCATGAATCAACTTTACAGATGTCCAAAACTGTTTCGGCTGCTATGTCGACAGCACACGTGAACATCTTAGCCAACAGCCGCACTGCCACTGTTGCATCCTTTAAGAACGTGGAGACGGAGTTACAGCAAAAGGATGCTTCCAGTGACAATTATAACAAAAGTATCAGCAGCAGTAGGGATATCGGTGGTCACATGTTGAGGACCGTGAGTCGTCCATTGTCGGCGCCAATGCCAAGACGCTCTACATCTATCAGTGACCTTGCACGTGATTTGCCGACCCCGAGGCAAGCTGCTCACTCAGTATCACTCCCAGACCTGACCATGGTGCAAACACCAGCTCGGTTTTCTGATGATGAACAAGCAAAACCATCTAAGCTGCGACTTGATGCACCAAAACCTCAATCGGCGCTGGTGACGTCGACAAAAACCAAGGCAATAGAGCCACAGTCAGTGATGGTTTCCAAGCCTTCTTCTGCTTCTGCTTCCCCCAGCAACACCTACAGAACCCAAAACACTGATCAGGTTAAGTCTGGCTCGTCTATCCATGCTCCCACAAGCAATGAAGACATAATCAAGGCAATGTCTTCTTCTGCTACTTCTCCCAAGACCACTGAGCGCTTTGCTTCCAAACCTGAGGTGAAGGACGCGTGTGAAACTGAAAGTCCTTCACTTCTAACCGCATATGACatccaagaaaaaataaacagccTCTCAATGCATGCCAAAGAGACACGAACTCAGAAGAGGAGGAGACGTCGAGAAAAGGCTAAGCTATATGCCAGCTTGCGAGCTCTGTCGAATGACACAACGCCAGCCAACGACAGCAAGGCTGATAATACGCAGGCTAGCGTCACTGAGATTGATGAGGATGTTACCACCACTGTTGCATTCTTTAAGAACGTGAAGACGAAGTTACAGCAAAAGGATGCCTCAAGTGGCAATGATAACGAAAGTGTCAATAGTAGTAGGGATATCGGTGGTCACATGTTGAGGATCGTGAGTCGTCCATCGTCGGCGCCAATTCCAAGACGCTCTACATCTATCAGTGACCTTGCACGTGATTTGCCGACCCCGAGGCAAGCTGCTCACTCAGTATCACTCCCAGACCTGACCATGGTGCAAACTCCAGCTCGGTTTTCTAATGGTGAACAAGCAAAATCATCTAAGCTGCGACTTGATGCACCAAAACCTCAATCGGCGCTGGTGACGTCGACAAAAACCAAGGCAGTAGAGCCACAGTCAGTGATGGCTTCCAAGCCTTCTTCTGCTTCTGCTTCCCCCAGCAACACCTACCGAACCCAAAACACTGATCAGGTTAGGTCTGGCTCGTCTATCCATGCTCCCACAAGCAATAAAGACAGAATCAAGGCAGTGTCTTCTTCTGCTATGGCTCCAAAAACATCTGAGCGTTTTACTACCAAGCCTGGTTCGTCTATCGATGCTCCCACAGGCAATAAACACAGAATCAAGGCAGTGTCTTCTTCTGTTACAGCTTCCAAGACATCTGAGCATTTTGCTACCAAGCCTGGTTCGTCTATCGATGCTCCTACAGGCAATAAACACAGAATCAAGGCAGTGTCTTCTCCGTCGGGTTTGTCTTTACATGCTCTTCCAAGAAACATAGACAGAACAAGTTCTAGTAAATCAATCTCTTCGAAGCGTTCAAGCGACTCAGGCCCTTCAGCATACACGCTAAGGGTGATAAGGGAGAACCTCAGGACCAGCAGCCTTTCAGTGACGCCCCCAGAAAGGAGCCTTCAGACGCCTGTACCACCGAAACCAACTGAagcacaaaaaagaaaagcacGCAGGGTGAAGCTGGAGATGTACCTTAGCATGAGCTTGAATACTCA